A single genomic interval of Nitrosomonadales bacterium harbors:
- a CDS encoding NERD domain-containing protein/DEAD/DEAH box helicase, with amino-acid sequence MSTLIPSLGAARFDARGELRLAERLKDCLEDNAWVWHNIPVGPFGRHPDFVALHPQQGIVVLEVKDWRLDTIGSANSKQVELITDRGNVLTDNPFVQVRNYMFNVVNALQRDPLLVNEGGSFKGRPVFSFGHGVAFSNITRKQFEQTDLREVFPPDRCIFRDEMAEKVDADAFRERVWRMVSPRIGPALSLPQIDRVRALLFPEIRVTQIALPFDDPAKSSPAADRILEVMDMQQEQVARSMGEGHRIVRGVAGSGKTLILAFRAEQIARALPGPAPRPVLLLSYANGISGRLENAMQDRGVEDKVITSTFHAWCWKMLRTYGLPIATEKEIADFSERQAANVQAVLDAAERGLIPGGQYDAVLIDEAHNFEPQWLALAAKMVNPDTKALMIVYDDAQAIYKGRKRPVWKQLGIEAAGRTTVLKVNYRNTAQILRFARKFAADVIGAPGVCAGDESAILMPEDGGREGVEPVVRQCVSHDGEAHAIAEWLLGRKAAGYQWGQMAVLYPRKFLCERFEKILTKSGIPIDVAKDHGNRIQMERDEVRLLTMHTAQGLEFPCVAMGGLGELKKAEDIEDDVRLTYVAITRATHEAFVTYSNMSELVGRLVV; translated from the coding sequence ATGTCCACCCTAATCCCCTCCCTCGGCGCCGCCCGCTTCGATGCACGCGGCGAGTTGCGCCTCGCCGAACGCCTGAAGGATTGCCTCGAAGACAACGCCTGGGTGTGGCACAACATTCCGGTCGGGCCTTTTGGCAGGCATCCTGATTTCGTGGCCTTGCATCCGCAGCAGGGCATTGTGGTGCTGGAGGTGAAGGATTGGCGACTGGATACGATAGGCAGTGCGAACAGCAAGCAGGTGGAGCTGATCACCGATCGCGGCAATGTGCTGACTGACAATCCGTTCGTGCAGGTGCGCAATTACATGTTCAACGTGGTGAACGCGTTGCAGCGCGATCCCTTGCTGGTGAACGAGGGCGGGAGCTTCAAGGGCAGGCCGGTGTTTTCTTTCGGGCATGGTGTGGCTTTCAGCAACATCACGCGCAAGCAGTTTGAGCAGACTGATTTACGGGAAGTATTCCCGCCGGATCGCTGCATCTTCCGCGACGAGATGGCGGAGAAGGTGGATGCGGATGCGTTTCGCGAGCGGGTGTGGCGCATGGTATCGCCGCGCATCGGGCCTGCCTTGTCTTTGCCGCAGATCGACCGGGTGCGCGCGCTGCTATTCCCTGAGATTCGCGTCACGCAGATTGCGCTGCCGTTTGACGATCCTGCGAAATCCTCGCCCGCCGCCGACCGCATACTGGAAGTGATGGACATGCAGCAAGAACAGGTGGCGCGCAGCATGGGCGAGGGGCACCGCATCGTGCGCGGCGTGGCGGGTTCCGGCAAGACGCTGATTCTGGCGTTCCGCGCCGAGCAGATCGCGCGCGCCCTACCGGGACCCGCACCCCGCCCGGTGCTGCTGTTGAGTTATGCGAACGGCATTTCGGGTCGGCTGGAGAATGCGATGCAGGACAGAGGTGTGGAGGACAAGGTGATCACTTCGACCTTCCATGCCTGGTGCTGGAAGATGTTGCGCACTTACGGCCTGCCGATAGCAACCGAGAAAGAGATTGCCGATTTTTCGGAGCGGCAGGCGGCCAATGTGCAGGCCGTGCTGGATGCCGCCGAGCGCGGGTTGATTCCGGGTGGCCAATACGATGCGGTGCTGATCGACGAGGCGCATAACTTCGAGCCACAGTGGCTGGCGCTGGCGGCGAAGATGGTAAACCCGGACACGAAGGCGCTGATGATCGTTTACGACGATGCGCAGGCGATCTACAAAGGGCGCAAGCGCCCAGTATGGAAGCAGCTCGGCATCGAGGCCGCCGGCCGCACCACGGTGCTCAAGGTGAATTACCGCAACACCGCGCAGATATTGCGCTTCGCGCGCAAATTCGCCGCCGATGTGATCGGTGCACCGGGCGTGTGCGCAGGTGACGAGAGCGCGATCCTGATGCCGGAAGACGGCGGGCGCGAGGGGGTGGAGCCGGTGGTGCGCCAGTGCGTGAGCCATGACGGCGAAGCGCATGCGATTGCGGAATGGCTGCTCGGACGCAAGGCCGCCGGTTACCAGTGGGGACAGATGGCGGTGCTTTATCCCCGAAAATTTCTCTGCGAAAGGTTCGAGAAAATACTGACGAAATCCGGCATACCGATTGACGTTGCAAAAGATCATGGCAACCGCATACAAATGGAACGGGATGAGGTGCGCTTACTGACCATGCACACCGCCCAAGGTCTGGAATTCCCCTGCGTAGCAATGGGCGGGTTGGGTGAGCTGAAGAAGGCTGAGGATATCGAAGACGATGTGCGCCTGACCTATGTCGCCATCACGCGGGCGACGCATGAGGCGTTTGTCACTTACTCGAATATGTCGGAGTTGGTGGGGAGGTTGGTGGTGTAG
- a CDS encoding YkgJ family cysteine cluster protein: MEHIQVASPTGDGRVYYDMTGVDNPCSGCGACCRHFRVSFYHGELDTQPGGHVPADLTVSFTPFRVCMKGTEAGNGRCISLLDDLRCGIYALRPSVCREFPALMPDGSLNPDCVRLRAKFGIAVRTCPPDAPEAAMR; encoded by the coding sequence ATGGAACATATCCAGGTCGCCAGTCCCACCGGGGATGGCCGTGTCTATTACGACATGACGGGGGTGGACAACCCCTGTTCCGGTTGCGGCGCGTGCTGCCGCCATTTTCGCGTTTCGTTCTACCACGGCGAGCTGGATACCCAGCCGGGCGGCCATGTGCCGGCCGACCTGACAGTGTCGTTCACGCCGTTCCGCGTCTGCATGAAGGGCACGGAAGCGGGCAACGGGCGTTGCATCTCGCTGCTGGATGATCTGCGTTGCGGCATCTATGCGTTGCGGCCTTCGGTGTGCCGCGAGTTCCCGGCGCTGATGCCGGACGGTTCGCTGAACCCGGATTGTGTGCGGCTGCGCGCGAAGTTCGGGATCGCGGTGCGGACATGCCCGCCGGACGCGCCGGAGGCGGCGATGCGATAG
- a CDS encoding type II toxin-antitoxin system RelE/ParE family toxin encodes MNTIEWSAKAVRQLRKIADKRKRQGIFAEVQQLAHWPDCTGDIKRLQGRDGFRLRIGDHRVIFEIDQSGNPIIVTIMQVEKRNERTY; translated from the coding sequence ATGAACACCATCGAGTGGTCAGCCAAAGCAGTGCGGCAACTGCGCAAGATTGCAGATAAGCGCAAACGGCAAGGCATCTTCGCCGAAGTGCAGCAACTCGCGCATTGGCCCGATTGCACGGGAGATATCAAGCGCCTGCAAGGACGCGATGGCTTCCGCCTACGCATAGGCGACCACCGGGTGATATTCGAGATCGACCAGAGCGGCAACCCGATCATCGTCACCATCATGCAAGTGGAGAAACGAAATGAACGCACCTACTAA
- the nhaA gene encoding Na+/H+ antiporter NhaA, protein MDTTRESSVTAFFKLESASGILLMLAAALAIVCANSPLHPYYALLLDTPVEVRVGTLGIAKPLLLWINDGLMAVFFFLVGLELKREVIEGELSDRRNIILPGIGAIGGMAIPALIYLYFNIGDPQAVSGWAIPSATDIAFALGVLSLLGSRVPSSLKIFLTSLAIFDDIGAILIIALFYTASISFVALVVSAGCIAALTWLNSRNVAARSPYLVIGIVMWVALLKSGVHATLAGVLLAMFIPMRSKTDANHSPLKDMEDDLHSAVAFLILPVFAFANAGISLIGVGAEHLFHSVPVGIALGLFLGKQIGVFGFCWLTIRLGLSALPNGMTWRTLYGTAALCGIGFTMSLFIGSLAFEESGINRMFDERLGIILGSLVSGITGYLILRATLPPDGEKPT, encoded by the coding sequence ATGGACACCACCCGAGAATCCTCCGTAACCGCTTTCTTCAAACTAGAATCCGCGAGCGGCATCCTGCTGATGCTCGCCGCCGCGCTGGCCATCGTCTGTGCCAACTCGCCACTGCATCCCTATTACGCACTGCTGCTGGACACTCCCGTCGAGGTGCGCGTCGGCACACTGGGGATCGCCAAACCGCTGCTGCTCTGGATCAACGACGGACTGATGGCGGTGTTCTTTTTCCTGGTCGGACTGGAACTCAAGCGCGAAGTGATCGAGGGCGAACTGTCCGACCGGCGCAACATCATCCTGCCCGGCATCGGCGCGATCGGCGGCATGGCCATCCCCGCGCTGATCTACCTCTACTTCAACATCGGCGACCCGCAGGCGGTCAGCGGATGGGCGATCCCGTCCGCCACCGACATCGCCTTCGCACTCGGCGTGCTGTCCCTGCTCGGCTCGCGCGTCCCCTCCTCGCTGAAGATATTCCTCACCTCGCTGGCGATCTTCGACGACATCGGCGCGATACTGATCATCGCGCTGTTCTACACCGCCTCGATCTCGTTTGTCGCACTGGTCGTATCGGCAGGCTGCATCGCCGCGCTCACCTGGCTGAACAGCCGCAACGTCGCCGCCCGGAGCCCGTATCTCGTGATCGGCATCGTGATGTGGGTCGCCCTGCTCAAGTCCGGCGTACACGCGACGCTGGCCGGCGTGCTCCTCGCGATGTTCATCCCGATGCGCTCGAAGACGGATGCGAACCACTCGCCGCTGAAAGACATGGAAGACGACCTGCATTCCGCGGTCGCGTTCCTCATCCTGCCGGTGTTCGCCTTCGCCAATGCCGGCATCAGCCTGATCGGCGTCGGCGCGGAACACCTGTTCCACAGCGTTCCCGTCGGCATCGCGCTCGGGCTGTTCCTCGGCAAGCAGATCGGCGTGTTCGGCTTCTGCTGGCTGACGATCAGGCTCGGCCTGTCCGCGCTGCCCAATGGGATGACCTGGCGCACCCTGTATGGCACCGCCGCGCTGTGCGGCATCGGCTTCACCATGAGCCTGTTCATCGGCTCGCTCGCGTTCGAAGAAAGCGGCATCAACCGGATGTTCGACGAACGCCTCGGCATCATCCTCGGCTCGCTTGTATCCGGCATCACCGGCTACCTGATCTTGCGCGCCACCCTGCCGCCGGACGGCGAAAAGCCGACCTGA
- a CDS encoding helix-turn-helix transcriptional regulator translates to MNAPTNIQILKDAKGKPAFVVIPYPEYMSLTKQNAPTIPNAVVNKVINKDMTPIRAWREHLGLTQTEVARRLGVSQSAYAQQEAKEPVRKATREKIAQALGIAAEQLAV, encoded by the coding sequence ATGAACGCACCTACTAACATCCAGATACTGAAAGACGCGAAAGGCAAACCCGCCTTCGTCGTGATTCCCTACCCGGAGTACATGAGCCTGACCAAACAAAACGCGCCAACCATCCCCAACGCCGTGGTCAACAAAGTCATCAACAAAGACATGACACCCATCCGCGCCTGGCGCGAACACCTCGGCCTCACCCAGACAGAAGTTGCGCGCCGTCTTGGTGTTTCGCAAAGCGCCTATGCCCAGCAGGAAGCCAAAGAGCCCGTGAGAAAAGCGACGCGCGAGAAGATCGCCCAAGCGTTGGGCATCGCAGCTGAGCAGTTGGCGGTTTGA
- a CDS encoding sel1 repeat family protein: MRRNILMLIPLIAFCLQTIPAFGSTPPPSPEDMADAMRKVGAILAQPPLVPVPAAPPSLITADAKIMPVRFADKAGVVLINTQQEIEVIDLGTLERISRYQSSVAPSMMGSVTPNGRLFTTTDGDQLNIRDTRTGAAIAGIPLVWHWMFHWLDERTAFYVNKQFQSFFIDFVSGRSVPTGLMAMPLSHAVRVPDKRGQYVVLAANKAFKFELVRNKPMPELKLLSEKPVDSLMLASNTSGTTSDGKYFFDVRSHLTLVNLITLESETISLEPFYFQTAIGGPSPDNVVVTGYFNPGDGSGPKDYLYSISRRTLAQISPDIQRNSQRRIYISPFRKMGIISENRITLTDELQTAKAMSLADFRIGAVGKSEQNKVAIAEKQRALEESCHPSRETNKDGLELHAIGIYEGPLGRDDSARNKVDVVVHPSAQPVALALFSYEKVTWNVTLEKGSSLKEIFLKATDGIRVSGANSKAVKVTRQDIRLTAYEDCNFFRMVAPKFKEFSGLNVTSFQGSYRGIGFPVRPQQQAGTAAIKTTRAIASSPITRFASGPDTGKSVTELDDGLAAYARGEYRTALEKLTPLAENGNAMAQNTIGKMYLSGFGVSKDYDKAMQLFQSAAKQRLPNAQNNVGLMYAGGFGVPQDFRKAIAWFEKAADQGFVNAMLNLVDIYESGIGVGKDPIAAEKWRHRARGLPPSEEKGTVTVELTGSEQYKKGLEFYQSFRFREAFCHLLPAAKDGNPEAQLKLASIYKHGQGGDKDERQARYWSEKGNARIKELAQTPNTGTKMEEPAGDREFKEGLAYYRTGKEREAFCSFLAAAEQGHPEAQLKLSSMYQNGSGGRKDLDQANYWTVKASSKGYSDKDGRDRIYFIDASSEEGKRMLPPLPPAPCGCPGGDPPSPCCIQSR; this comes from the coding sequence ATGCGAAGAAATATCCTGATGCTGATCCCTTTGATCGCGTTTTGCCTGCAAACGATCCCGGCTTTTGGCAGCACGCCCCCTCCCTCGCCTGAAGACATGGCCGATGCCATGCGAAAAGTGGGAGCGATCCTTGCACAGCCCCCCCTGGTACCTGTTCCCGCCGCCCCGCCCTCTTTAATCACCGCTGACGCCAAAATCATGCCCGTGCGTTTCGCCGACAAGGCCGGCGTCGTACTGATCAACACACAGCAGGAAATCGAAGTCATTGACCTGGGAACCCTGGAACGCATCTCCCGCTATCAAAGCAGCGTCGCCCCGTCGATGATGGGCTCCGTGACGCCCAACGGTCGCTTGTTCACCACAACCGATGGCGATCAATTGAATATTCGAGACACCCGGACAGGGGCCGCCATTGCCGGGATCCCCCTGGTTTGGCACTGGATGTTCCATTGGCTGGACGAAAGGACAGCGTTCTATGTCAACAAGCAGTTCCAGTCGTTCTTTATCGATTTTGTCTCGGGCCGGTCTGTACCGACAGGCCTGATGGCCATGCCTCTGTCGCATGCTGTCCGCGTCCCCGACAAGCGCGGCCAATATGTTGTACTGGCTGCAAACAAGGCATTCAAGTTCGAATTGGTGCGCAATAAACCGATGCCGGAGCTGAAGCTTCTGTCGGAAAAACCGGTCGACTCGTTGATGCTTGCTTCAAACACATCCGGCACGACATCCGACGGCAAATATTTCTTCGATGTCCGGTCGCATCTCACGCTGGTCAACCTGATCACGCTTGAAAGCGAAACCATTTCGCTCGAACCGTTCTATTTCCAGACGGCCATTGGGGGGCCGTCTCCGGACAACGTCGTCGTCACCGGATACTTCAATCCCGGCGATGGCTCGGGACCCAAAGACTACCTGTATTCGATCAGCCGCCGCACCCTGGCGCAGATCAGCCCGGACATACAAAGAAATTCGCAGCGAAGGATCTACATCAGTCCGTTCCGCAAGATGGGCATCATCAGCGAAAACAGGATCACGCTGACGGATGAACTGCAAACGGCAAAAGCCATGTCATTGGCGGATTTCCGCATCGGGGCCGTTGGCAAGTCGGAACAGAACAAAGTGGCGATCGCCGAAAAACAACGGGCGCTCGAAGAATCCTGCCACCCTTCCAGGGAAACGAATAAGGACGGACTGGAACTTCATGCGATCGGGATCTATGAAGGTCCCCTCGGGCGGGACGACAGTGCCCGAAACAAGGTCGATGTCGTTGTCCATCCATCGGCACAACCCGTCGCCCTCGCCCTGTTCAGTTATGAGAAAGTCACCTGGAACGTCACACTGGAAAAGGGATCATCGCTCAAGGAGATCTTCCTGAAGGCAACCGACGGGATCAGGGTGTCGGGAGCAAATAGCAAAGCCGTCAAAGTGACCCGGCAGGATATCCGCCTGACAGCCTACGAGGATTGCAATTTCTTCCGCATGGTCGCGCCCAAATTCAAGGAATTCAGCGGCCTTAACGTCACGTCGTTCCAGGGCAGCTATCGCGGTATCGGGTTCCCCGTCCGTCCGCAGCAACAGGCCGGCACGGCAGCGATCAAAACGACGCGGGCGATCGCCTCCAGCCCGATCACAAGGTTTGCCTCGGGACCGGACACTGGAAAATCCGTCACGGAACTGGATGATGGGCTGGCCGCCTATGCGCGGGGAGAATATCGCACCGCGCTGGAAAAGCTCACGCCACTGGCCGAGAACGGCAATGCCATGGCGCAGAACACCATCGGCAAGATGTATCTGTCCGGTTTCGGGGTGTCAAAGGATTACGACAAGGCCATGCAGCTGTTCCAAAGTGCGGCAAAACAGCGGTTGCCCAATGCCCAGAACAACGTCGGACTCATGTATGCCGGCGGCTTTGGCGTACCGCAGGATTTCAGGAAAGCGATTGCGTGGTTCGAAAAAGCGGCCGATCAGGGGTTCGTGAATGCAATGCTCAACCTGGTGGACATATATGAGAGCGGCATCGGGGTCGGCAAGGATCCGATAGCGGCCGAGAAGTGGCGACACCGCGCCCGGGGCCTGCCGCCCTCCGAAGAAAAGGGAACGGTAACAGTCGAACTGACCGGCAGCGAGCAATACAAGAAAGGGCTCGAGTTCTACCAGAGCTTCAGATTCAGGGAGGCCTTCTGCCACCTGCTTCCCGCTGCAAAAGATGGCAACCCGGAAGCCCAATTGAAACTGGCATCGATATACAAACACGGACAAGGCGGCGATAAAGATGAACGCCAGGCCCGGTACTGGAGCGAGAAAGGCAATGCCCGCATCAAGGAACTTGCACAAACGCCGAACACAGGAACCAAGATGGAGGAACCGGCCGGCGACAGGGAATTCAAGGAAGGGCTTGCGTACTACCGCACCGGAAAAGAAAGGGAGGCTTTCTGCTCCTTCCTCGCGGCAGCCGAACAGGGCCACCCGGAAGCACAATTGAAATTGTCCTCGATGTACCAGAACGGGAGCGGTGGCCGGAAAGACCTGGATCAGGCCAACTACTGGACCGTAAAGGCATCCAGCAAGGGCTACTCCGACAAGGACGGACGTGACAGGATATATTTCATCGACGCATCATCTGAAGAAGGGAAGCGCATGCTGCCGCCGCTACCGCCTGCTCCTTGCGGCTGCCCTGGCGGTGACCCGCCTTCCCCATGCTGTATCCAGAGCCGTTAA
- a CDS encoding YjbQ family protein, with product MWIQKEIRLDPKPRGFHLVTHEVLRVLPELRDFRVGMMNIFIMHTSASLTLNENADPTVRQDFENWFNRAVPEGEPYYRHRDEGPDDLPAHIKASLLGPSLSIPVADGRPSLGTWQGIYLCEHRNLGGSRRVVVTVQGE from the coding sequence ATGTGGATACAGAAAGAGATACGCCTTGACCCGAAGCCGCGCGGCTTTCATCTGGTCACCCATGAGGTGCTGCGCGTGCTGCCGGAGTTGCGCGACTTCCGGGTCGGCATGATGAATATCTTCATCATGCACACTTCGGCTTCGCTGACGCTGAACGAGAATGCCGACCCGACGGTGCGGCAGGATTTCGAGAACTGGTTCAATCGCGCGGTGCCGGAAGGCGAGCCGTACTATCGTCATCGGGACGAGGGGCCGGACGATCTGCCCGCGCACATCAAGGCCAGCCTGCTGGGGCCCAGCCTGAGCATCCCGGTCGCCGATGGACGTCCCTCGCTGGGAACGTGGCAGGGTATCTACCTGTGCGAACACCGCAACCTCGGCGGCAGTCGTCGCGTCGTGGTGACCGTGCAGGGCGAATAG
- a CDS encoding endonuclease/exonuclease/phosphatase family protein, producing MKIATYNLHFGGHINKGNHWQKLDAEFLPDFICAQESWHPTKYFSPDEFSQFKGCIHANVYHGKWGSAILSRKHKLEEISLSLPEFDGWVVGAKIPDMVIGDAAQPVLLFSIHAPSPGPYEPRVIRMIEAIAQQWSDAPIIIAGDFNVTTAIRKESESMKNTPGEIKILNRLKDDLGLLNAWQHLHPQDELPQTLRWSNKPSDKFHCDAVFVSSNLVPYLSSAEVIGTGNWATMSDHNPLIVTLR from the coding sequence TTGAAAATCGCTACATATAACTTGCATTTCGGCGGCCACATTAACAAAGGGAACCATTGGCAAAAATTAGACGCAGAATTCCTGCCGGATTTCATTTGTGCACAAGAGTCGTGGCATCCCACCAAGTACTTTTCACCCGATGAGTTTTCCCAATTCAAAGGCTGCATCCACGCCAATGTTTATCATGGCAAATGGGGGAGTGCCATTCTTTCGAGAAAGCACAAGCTCGAAGAGATTTCTTTATCGCTGCCCGAGTTTGATGGTTGGGTTGTTGGGGCGAAGATTCCAGACATGGTCATAGGTGATGCCGCCCAGCCTGTGTTGCTTTTTAGTATCCATGCCCCCTCGCCCGGCCCTTATGAACCCAGAGTTATTCGAATGATAGAAGCGATTGCCCAGCAATGGAGCGACGCACCGATAATCATCGCAGGCGATTTCAACGTAACCACCGCGATACGAAAAGAATCAGAGAGTATGAAAAACACGCCGGGTGAAATCAAGATTCTGAATCGGCTGAAAGATGACTTGGGATTGCTCAACGCATGGCAACACCTGCATCCGCAGGACGAGTTACCCCAGACACTGCGCTGGTCCAATAAACCATCGGACAAATTTCACTGCGATGCAGTCTTTGTAAGCAGCAATCTGGTTCCATATCTGTCAAGTGCCGAAGTAATCGGTACAGGAAATTGGGCAACGATGAGCGACCACAACCCATTGATCGTTACACTGAGATAG
- a CDS encoding EAL domain-containing protein: protein MNFDDLELQNSLIKAINEASPEGILVVDDKGIIVSHNHRFAQIWKIPDQLLDNTDPAMAGPDDAPVLSMVLDLVADPEAFLTRVAELYDNPELTDHCEIALCDGRTIERHSTALRNDKGRYLGRAWFFRDITEQKRAGEKLQITQFVNDRSSDKIIWVNEDSRIVYANEAACRKYGYTKEEMLALHVSDINPAATPENWRKQWQRLKQAGHLNFETTHRQRDGSTFPIEITSNFVNFEGTELNVAFMRDITDRKKSETELLIAAVAFESQEMLAITDADGIILRVNQAFVENTGYTPEELIGKKPGVLKSGRHDKPFYEEMWETLERTGKWQGEIWDRRKNGEIYPKWLTISAVKGRDGKVTHYVGSHIDITERKAAEEEIRNLAFYDPLTRLPNRRLFMDRLHHAIASGARSNRNCALLFIDLDHFKTLNDTLGHDIGDLLLQEVAKRLESCVREEDTVARLGGDEFMLILESLSEQAIEAGTQAEVISEKILASLSQPYLLAGHEYRTTPSIGVTLFAGHGSTMEELIKQADIAMYQAKKAGRNTLRFFDPKMQDFINAHALLEKELRHAVEHEQFQLFYQVQVDATRRILGAEALIRWMHPERGLISPDQFIPMAEENGLIQPIGKWVLDTACKQLRIWQQDAITRDFVLAVNVSPKRFRHAEFVDQVQEAIRRNAIDPRFLKLELTESLLLENVDDVILTMNKLNEIGVQLSLDDFGTGYSSLQYLKRLPLDQLKIDQSFVRDINTNSSDRAIVRTIIAMAKGMDLDVIAEGVETEAQHQQLVVMGCKNFQGYLFNKPSPAAEIDAMLRK, encoded by the coding sequence ATGAACTTTGATGATCTTGAATTACAGAACTCGTTGATCAAGGCGATCAACGAGGCCTCGCCCGAAGGGATACTTGTCGTTGACGACAAGGGCATCATCGTTTCCCACAATCATCGCTTTGCCCAGATATGGAAAATTCCGGACCAACTCCTGGACAACACCGATCCCGCTATGGCCGGCCCCGATGACGCGCCGGTCCTGTCCATGGTCCTCGATCTCGTGGCCGATCCGGAGGCATTCCTGACGCGCGTAGCCGAGCTATATGACAACCCGGAGCTGACCGACCACTGCGAGATCGCATTGTGCGACGGCAGAACGATCGAGCGCCACTCTACGGCCCTGCGCAACGACAAGGGCCGGTATCTCGGACGCGCTTGGTTCTTCCGGGACATCACCGAACAGAAACGGGCCGGGGAAAAACTGCAGATCACCCAGTTCGTCAACGACCGCTCATCCGACAAGATCATCTGGGTGAATGAAGATTCCCGCATCGTCTATGCCAATGAAGCGGCATGTCGCAAATACGGCTATACAAAAGAAGAGATGCTCGCGTTGCACGTTTCGGACATCAATCCGGCGGCCACTCCCGAGAACTGGCGGAAACAGTGGCAACGACTGAAGCAGGCAGGACACCTGAACTTCGAGACGACACACAGACAACGGGATGGCTCGACCTTCCCGATCGAGATCACTTCCAACTTTGTCAATTTCGAGGGCACTGAACTGAATGTCGCCTTCATGAGGGACATCACCGACCGCAAAAAATCGGAGACCGAGCTGCTCATCGCTGCCGTGGCTTTCGAATCACAGGAGATGCTGGCCATCACCGATGCGGACGGCATCATCCTGCGGGTCAACCAGGCATTTGTCGAGAACACAGGCTATACGCCGGAGGAGTTGATCGGGAAAAAGCCGGGCGTCCTCAAGTCGGGGCGTCACGACAAACCGTTCTACGAAGAAATGTGGGAAACCCTCGAACGCACCGGGAAATGGCAGGGGGAAATCTGGGATCGGCGCAAGAACGGCGAGATCTACCCGAAATGGCTGACCATCTCGGCAGTAAAGGGACGCGATGGAAAAGTCACCCATTATGTCGGGTCGCATATCGACATCACCGAACGCAAGGCCGCCGAAGAGGAGATCCGGAACCTGGCGTTCTACGATCCGCTCACCCGCCTGCCGAACAGACGGCTGTTCATGGACCGCCTTCATCATGCAATAGCTTCCGGTGCGCGCAGCAACCGGAATTGCGCCCTGCTGTTCATCGACCTCGACCATTTCAAGACGCTCAACGACACCCTAGGCCATGATATCGGCGACCTGCTGTTGCAGGAAGTCGCAAAACGCCTCGAGTCCTGCGTGCGCGAGGAGGACACCGTGGCCCGGTTGGGCGGCGACGAGTTCATGCTGATACTGGAAAGTCTGAGCGAACAGGCCATAGAGGCCGGGACGCAGGCGGAAGTCATCAGTGAAAAGATCCTCGCCTCGCTCAGCCAGCCATACCTTCTGGCCGGACACGAATACCGCACCACACCGAGCATCGGCGTCACCCTGTTCGCCGGCCACGGTTCGACGATGGAGGAATTGATCAAACAGGCCGACATCGCGATGTACCAGGCCAAGAAAGCCGGCCGCAACACCCTGCGTTTCTTCGACCCCAAGATGCAGGACTTCATCAACGCCCATGCATTGCTCGAAAAGGAATTGCGCCATGCCGTGGAGCATGAGCAATTCCAGCTGTTCTATCAGGTGCAGGTAGACGCCACGCGCCGCATATTGGGTGCCGAAGCGCTGATCCGCTGGATGCATCCGGAACGCGGGCTGATCTCTCCGGACCAGTTCATCCCGATGGCGGAAGAGAACGGGCTGATCCAGCCCATCGGGAAATGGGTGCTGGACACCGCCTGCAAACAGCTCAGGATCTGGCAGCAGGATGCGATCACACGCGACTTCGTGCTGGCGGTAAATGTCAGCCCCAAGCGATTCCGCCATGCCGAATTCGTGGACCAGGTGCAGGAGGCCATCCGGCGCAATGCGATCGACCCGCGGTTCCTCAAGCTGGAACTCACCGAAAGCCTGTTGCTGGAGAATGTCGATGACGTCATCCTGACCATGAACAAGCTCAATGAGATCGGCGTGCAACTCTCGCTGGACGACTTCGGCACCGGTTATTCCTCCCTGCAGTACCTCAAGCGCTTGCCGCTCGACCAGCTCAAGATCGACCAGTCGTTCGTGCGCGACATCAACACCAACAGCAGCGACCGGGCCATCGTGCGCACCATCATCGCCATGGCCAAGGGCATGGATCTCGATGTCATCGCGGAAGGCGTGGAGACGGAAGCGCAACACCAGCAACTCGTGGTGATGGGCTGCAAGAACTTCCAGGGATACCTGTTCAACAAACCGTCCCCGGCCGCCGAGATCGACGCGATGCTGCGCAAGTAG